A region of Mammaliicoccus sp. Dog046 DNA encodes the following proteins:
- a CDS encoding S8 family peptidase translates to MIPYIIIFVFLFILIAHCNKEEHIKVGIIDSGISDYQKDIVYKSKNFVEDESIFDTYNHGTIITNIINETSSKNTRLYMAKSINKNGKSQQSDFINAFNWLVKNDVDIINISQGMKYNSKEISQLIRLAEEKDIIVIASSGNNYLNDTDYPAKYPEVISIGTIDKNGNIHRYSGEGKIDYVALGVNIKVKDNSGNEKIFTGNSYATAYATGTIIDIYNIYKSNMENKIIIESHSYDPYHQKNLFGKGVITNEKLHN, encoded by the coding sequence GTGATTCCCTATATTATAATTTTTGTATTCCTCTTTATTCTAATTGCCCATTGTAACAAAGAAGAACATATTAAAGTCGGAATAATTGATAGCGGTATTAGTGATTATCAAAAAGACATAGTATATAAGTCCAAAAATTTTGTAGAAGACGAATCTATTTTTGATACCTATAATCACGGAACTATTATTACTAATATAATAAATGAAACTAGCTCTAAGAATACTAGGTTATATATGGCAAAAAGTATCAATAAAAATGGGAAGTCTCAACAGTCTGATTTCATTAATGCATTCAATTGGTTAGTTAAAAATGATGTTGATATTATCAATATCAGTCAAGGTATGAAATATAATTCTAAAGAAATTTCTCAACTAATAAGACTAGCGGAAGAAAAAGATATTATAGTCATAGCATCTTCAGGAAATAATTACTTAAATGATACAGATTATCCAGCAAAATATCCTGAAGTTATTTCTATTGGAACCATCGATAAAAATGGGAATATACATAGATATAGTGGTGAAGGAAAAATAGACTATGTTGCACTAGGTGTAAATATAAAAGTAAAAGACAATTCAGGAAATGAAAAAATATTTACAGGTAATTCATATGCAACAGCATATGCAACAGGGACAATTATTGATATTTATAATATATATAAGAGCAATATGGAAAATAAAATAATAATAGAAAGTCACTCATATGATCCTTATCACCAAAAAAATTTATTTGGCAAAGGAGTCATTACAAATGAAAAATTACATAACTAA
- a CDS encoding colicin E3/pyocin S6 family cytotoxin — protein MKELKANNPIIIAAIIRYGVKQAIKKYGKNAVRLARSSVTKSSSPVWKKFKSAKNGRKTSGSGKNKRYYEWDQRHREIEVYNNKGKHIGVMDPLTGSMIKPAVKGRKIKL, from the coding sequence ATGAAAGAACTTAAGGCTAATAACCCTATTATTATCGCAGCCATTATTAGATATGGGGTAAAACAAGCGATTAAAAAATATGGGAAAAATGCAGTTAGATTAGCTAGAAGTTCTGTAACCAAAAGTAGTAGCCCCGTTTGGAAAAAATTCAAGAGCGCAAAAAACGGAAGAAAGACTAGCGGTTCCGGTAAAAACAAAAGATATTATGAATGGGATCAAAGGCATAGAGAAATTGAAGTTTACAATAATAAAGGAAAACATATCGGAGTAATGGATCCATTGACAGGTAGCATGATTAAACCAGCAGTAAAAGGTAGAAAAATTAAACTTTAA
- the lacG gene encoding 6-phospho-beta-galactosidase — protein sequence MLQLPKSFVLGAATAAYQVEGSSKVDGKGRVLWDEFLEQQGRFSPDPASDFYNRYEEDIKLASEHGIKAMRISIAWSRIFPEGFGEVNEAGVCYYKNVFATCRKYNVEPYVTLHHFDTPETLFKKGDWLCKENIDHFLNYAEFCFETFKDEITYWMTINEPIAYTMGQYVTGAFPPGEKYQVVKCLQAQHNLIVAHSRVVKLFKDKGYKGEIGIIHALTQFYPIDNDPKNVRAAYVHDIFANGFMLDGTFLGQYSEEKLNVVNEILNNYNGTLDITDSERAVIQEAAPLQDFLGINYYQSNWVKHHDEESYIHHNGTGEKGTSIFRLKGISEIVKNEQIPTTDWDWYIYPEGLYDMIMRIKKDYPAYKKLMITENGLGYKDTFIDEDTIIDDQARIDYIEAHLESINKAINDGANVTGYFVWSLQDMFSWSNGYNKRYGLFYIDFETQKRYIKKSALWYKEISERIDNQ from the coding sequence ATGTTACAATTACCAAAATCATTTGTACTAGGCGCAGCAACTGCTGCATATCAAGTTGAAGGTTCAAGCAAAGTGGATGGAAAAGGGCGCGTGTTATGGGATGAATTTTTAGAACAACAAGGACGATTTAGTCCAGATCCGGCGAGTGACTTTTATAATAGATATGAAGAAGATATTAAATTAGCAAGTGAACACGGCATTAAAGCCATGCGTATATCTATAGCTTGGTCACGTATATTCCCTGAAGGATTTGGAGAAGTTAACGAAGCGGGTGTATGTTATTACAAAAATGTATTTGCTACATGTAGAAAATACAATGTCGAACCTTATGTAACACTACATCATTTTGATACACCAGAGACATTGTTCAAAAAAGGTGACTGGTTATGCAAAGAAAATATCGACCATTTTTTAAATTATGCTGAATTTTGCTTTGAAACATTTAAAGATGAAATTACTTATTGGATGACAATAAATGAACCAATCGCATATACAATGGGACAATATGTAACAGGGGCATTTCCACCAGGGGAGAAATATCAAGTTGTTAAATGTTTGCAAGCGCAACATAATTTAATTGTCGCGCATAGTAGAGTAGTTAAACTGTTTAAAGACAAAGGGTATAAAGGCGAAATTGGTATCATTCATGCATTAACACAATTCTATCCAATTGATAATGATCCAAAAAATGTGCGTGCAGCATATGTCCATGATATTTTTGCAAATGGTTTTATGTTAGATGGTACATTCTTAGGACAATATTCAGAAGAAAAACTCAACGTAGTTAATGAAATATTAAACAATTACAATGGCACTTTGGATATTACAGATAGCGAGAGAGCAGTCATTCAAGAAGCGGCACCATTACAAGACTTTCTAGGAATAAACTATTATCAAAGTAATTGGGTAAAACACCACGATGAAGAAAGTTATATTCACCATAATGGTACAGGAGAGAAAGGTACATCAATATTCAGATTGAAAGGTATATCAGAAATCGTTAAAAACGAACAAATACCTACAACAGATTGGGATTGGTACATTTATCCTGAAGGCTTATATGATATGATTATGCGCATTAAGAAAGATTACCCTGCATATAAGAAATTAATGATAACTGAAAATGGATTAGGGTATAAAGATACTTTCATTGATGAGGATACAATCATCGATGATCAAGCACGTATCGACTATATTGAAGCACATCTTGAAAGTATTAATAAAGCCATTAATGATGGCGCAAATGTTACAGGATACTTTGTATGGTCATTACAAGATATGTTCAGTTGGTCTAATGGCTATAATAAACGATATGGATTATTCTATATCGATTTCGAAACACAGAAACGATATATTAAAAAGAGCGCATTATGGTATAAGGAAATATCAGAACGTATAGATAATCAATAA
- a CDS encoding PTS lactose transporter subunit IIBC gives MNKVIKFIEKMKPFFEKVASNPYLTAIRDGFVALMPVILFSSLFILVAYVPNVWGFHWPKHVEEIIMKVYTFTMGMLALYMAGTVTKSLTDHKNLKLPKTNQINVISTFVAAESSLLIVAMNPVKDGISIDMLGTKGLIASFIVAFIIPNIYKFFIGRNITIKMPPQVPGNIAQAFKDMIPFAVSVSFFWIVDIIIRQVASGNLAELATILLSPLFTAANGYLGFALIFGFMAFFWFIGVHGPSVVGPAVIAIMYNNQVENLRLFREGQQADIALTQSTQDFVALIGGTGATLLVPYLFIFLCKSKELKAVGKASFIPTTFAVNEPLLFGAPIILNPVFMIPFIITPILNSWILKFFVENLGMNGFMHFLPWPTPGPIGIYMASNFAPLSLLLIAVILILDFIIWTPFVKAYDKIKLEEECVSIENQHITNEQPVSSDKAEPQEETNYELKEQKNVLVVCAGGGTSGILANALNKTATEKQVNLNATARAYGQDMDLIKDMDIVILAPQMDSMKDEMKKYTDQYNALLMTTTGKEYIALTRDGEAAIKKIYQLLSTNEK, from the coding sequence TTGAATAAAGTAATTAAATTTATTGAAAAAATGAAACCATTCTTTGAGAAAGTTGCTTCAAACCCTTATTTAACAGCTATTCGTGATGGTTTCGTTGCATTGATGCCAGTTATCTTATTTTCATCATTATTTATATTAGTGGCTTATGTCCCAAATGTATGGGGATTCCACTGGCCAAAACATGTCGAAGAAATCATTATGAAAGTTTATACCTTCACAATGGGTATGCTTGCACTGTATATGGCTGGAACAGTAACGAAGTCACTGACAGATCATAAAAACTTAAAATTACCGAAAACAAATCAAATTAATGTTATTTCAACATTTGTTGCTGCGGAATCATCATTATTAATTGTAGCAATGAATCCTGTTAAAGATGGTATTAGCATTGATATGTTAGGTACTAAAGGTTTAATCGCATCATTTATCGTTGCATTTATTATTCCGAATATCTATAAGTTCTTTATAGGTAGAAATATAACAATTAAAATGCCACCACAAGTACCTGGTAACATTGCGCAAGCGTTCAAAGATATGATTCCTTTCGCAGTGTCGGTGAGTTTTTTCTGGATAGTAGATATTATCATCCGACAAGTAGCAAGTGGTAACCTTGCTGAACTTGCAACAATCTTGTTAAGCCCATTGTTTACAGCTGCAAACGGGTATTTAGGATTTGCATTAATCTTTGGTTTCATGGCATTTTTCTGGTTTATCGGGGTACATGGTCCTTCAGTAGTTGGACCGGCTGTCATTGCTATTATGTACAATAACCAAGTTGAGAATTTACGCTTATTTAGAGAAGGTCAACAAGCGGATATTGCATTAACACAAAGTACGCAAGACTTTGTTGCTTTAATAGGTGGTACAGGGGCAACATTATTAGTTCCTTATTTATTCATTTTCTTATGTAAATCAAAAGAACTTAAAGCAGTAGGTAAGGCATCATTTATTCCGACAACATTCGCAGTAAATGAACCATTATTATTCGGTGCACCGATTATATTAAATCCGGTGTTTATGATCCCATTCATTATTACACCTATATTAAATTCATGGATTTTAAAGTTCTTCGTTGAAAATTTAGGCATGAACGGATTTATGCATTTCTTACCATGGCCAACACCAGGTCCAATTGGTATTTACATGGCGTCAAACTTCGCACCTTTATCTTTACTGCTTATCGCTGTGATATTGATTTTAGACTTTATCATTTGGACGCCATTTGTTAAAGCATACGACAAAATAAAATTAGAAGAAGAGTGCGTTTCTATAGAAAACCAACATATCACGAATGAACAACCAGTATCTTCAGATAAAGCAGAACCACAAGAAGAAACGAATTATGAATTAAAAGAACAAAAAAATGTATTAGTTGTATGTGCTGGTGGTGGAACAAGCGGTATATTAGCTAACGCTTTAAACAAAACAGCAACTGAGAAACAAGTGAATTTAAATGCAACGGCAAGAGCTTATGGACAAGATATGGATTTAATTAAAGATATGGATATAGTCATACTTGCTCCACAGATGGATTCTATGAAAGACGAAATGAAAAAATATACAGATCAATATAATGCATTATTAATGACAACGACTGGTAAAGAATATATTGCATTAACAAGAGACGGGGAAGCAGCAATCAAAAAAATATACCAATTATTATCTACAAACGAAAAATAA